One genomic region from Jiangella sp. DSM 45060 encodes:
- a CDS encoding Rv3654c family TadE-like protein, which produces MMPVRRRSGERGAGTVLVLSVVLTILVAVQAVAVLAAGQSARHRAAAAADLAALAGANQLALGSADPCAAAGRIAHANGATLRDCVIDGMEVEVQVRVPTTSVLPWLPDQDRRARAGPPRPG; this is translated from the coding sequence ATGATGCCGGTCCGACGCCGCTCCGGCGAGCGCGGTGCGGGGACGGTGCTGGTCCTTTCGGTGGTACTGACGATCTTGGTCGCGGTGCAGGCCGTGGCGGTCCTGGCGGCGGGTCAGTCGGCCCGTCACCGGGCCGCCGCAGCGGCGGACCTCGCTGCGCTGGCGGGAGCGAATCAGCTGGCGCTGGGCTCTGCCGATCCCTGTGCCGCCGCCGGCCGCATCGCCCACGCCAATGGCGCCACCCTGCGCGACTGCGTCATCGACGGCATGGAGGTCGAGGTCCAGGTGCGGGTGCCGACGACGTCCGTGTTGCCGTGGCTGCCGGATCAGGACCGACGCGCCCGTGCCGGTCCGCCGCGGCCCGGCTGA
- a CDS encoding type II secretion system F family protein encodes MLCAALAAAVAFAPPPGVVRLRTVLRREQRWTRSRADPTGRARPRRPRPRGGAKSHGQIDRSEALRPAAVSSASRGLAAATAGLATFLLFGDVAGFVLGAGVVAAAWFGLGRLEPATRKRDRERIVAMLPLAADLMTAALSAGCPPAAAAESVGAAIGGPLGRALIDAAAAAGVGVEPGRAWSGLAAEPAVRPLARALTGAMTRGTSPSPVLERVAADARDAARWAGEARARSLGARAAAPLGLCFLPAFVLVGVVPIIATSGPLLL; translated from the coding sequence ATGCTGTGCGCCGCCCTCGCAGCCGCTGTGGCGTTCGCGCCGCCGCCTGGCGTGGTCCGACTCCGTACCGTTCTGCGCCGCGAGCAGCGCTGGACCAGGTCGCGAGCCGATCCCACGGGACGTGCTCGGCCGCGGCGCCCGCGACCACGTGGCGGGGCGAAGAGCCATGGTCAGATCGATCGTTCCGAAGCTCTTCGCCCGGCAGCGGTCTCCAGTGCCAGTCGTGGACTTGCGGCCGCGACCGCCGGCCTCGCGACGTTCTTGCTGTTCGGCGATGTGGCCGGGTTCGTGCTCGGTGCCGGTGTCGTCGCCGCGGCCTGGTTCGGACTGGGCCGGCTCGAACCAGCAACCCGGAAGCGCGACCGAGAACGGATCGTCGCGATGCTGCCGCTCGCGGCGGACCTCATGACGGCGGCGCTGTCGGCTGGTTGCCCGCCGGCGGCCGCGGCCGAATCCGTCGGAGCGGCGATCGGCGGACCACTCGGCCGGGCGCTCATCGACGCCGCGGCGGCGGCCGGCGTCGGCGTCGAACCGGGCCGAGCCTGGTCCGGCCTCGCGGCCGAGCCGGCGGTCCGACCACTGGCGCGAGCCCTCACCGGGGCGATGACGCGTGGGACGTCACCGTCGCCCGTTCTGGAGCGCGTGGCCGCCGATGCGCGCGACGCCGCCCGATGGGCCGGAGAGGCCCGCGCCCGATCGCTGGGCGCCCGGGCCGCTGCGCCGCTGGGACTGTGCTTCCTGCCTGCGTTCGTGCTGGTCGGGGTCGTGCCGATCATCGCGACGTCGGGTCCGCTGCTGCTCTGA
- a CDS encoding DMT family transporter, translated as MTSPLGSIPAPGLVLGGIFSLQIGAGLAKGLFDTLPPTAVVFLRLAFSAIALVAITQRAVRAALRRASRGDLGLAVTFGLSLAAMNIAIYESFSRIPLGIAVTIEFIGPLGVAVALSRRRLDLLWVLLAGTGVVLLARGGSGDIDPVGVLFALVAAAGWASYILLGKQLGQRFPGSSGLTVASVVGAAAVAPIGLTTGGSDLWQTHVLLLAAGIALLSSVIPYSFELEALRRMPATVFGILMSLEPAAAALVGLVVLNEVLHVQEWLAIGLVVAACLGATRQRPSRAEP; from the coding sequence GTGACGTCGCCACTCGGGTCGATTCCCGCGCCCGGGCTGGTGCTCGGCGGGATCTTCTCGCTGCAGATCGGCGCCGGACTCGCGAAGGGCCTGTTCGACACGCTGCCGCCGACCGCCGTCGTGTTCCTGCGACTGGCGTTCTCGGCCATAGCGCTGGTCGCGATCACTCAGCGCGCGGTCCGTGCGGCGCTGCGCCGCGCATCGCGCGGTGACCTGGGGCTCGCGGTCACGTTCGGGCTGTCGCTGGCCGCGATGAACATCGCGATCTACGAGTCCTTCTCGCGCATCCCGCTCGGCATCGCCGTCACCATCGAGTTCATCGGACCGCTCGGGGTGGCGGTCGCGCTGTCACGACGCCGGCTCGACCTGCTCTGGGTGCTGCTGGCCGGCACCGGTGTCGTCCTGCTGGCCCGCGGCGGGTCGGGCGACATCGATCCGGTGGGCGTGCTGTTCGCGCTGGTGGCGGCCGCCGGCTGGGCGTCGTACATCCTGCTCGGCAAGCAGCTCGGTCAGCGCTTCCCGGGCTCGTCCGGACTGACCGTCGCCAGCGTCGTGGGCGCGGCCGCGGTGGCGCCGATCGGCCTGACGACCGGCGGGTCCGACCTCTGGCAGACGCACGTGCTGCTGCTGGCTGCTGGGATCGCTCTGCTCTCATCGGTGATTCCGTACTCCTTCGAATTGGAAGCGTTGCGTCGCATGCCCGCGACGGTGTTCGGGATCCTGATGAGCCTCGAACCGGCGGCTGCCGCGCTGGTCGGGCTCGTCGTGCTGAACGAGGTGCTGCACGTCCAGGAGTGGCTCGCGATCGGACTCGTCGTGGCGGCCTGCCTCGGCGCGACCCGGCAACGTCCGAGCCGCGCCGAGCCCTGA
- a CDS encoding TadE family type IV pilus minor pilin, with amino-acid sequence MSRRRSTARGDPQRGMVTAEIAAGFPALVLVLLMAIWAITTATGQLRCSDAAREAARAAARGEDLAVVREVAAESAPSGADVVIDEVDGLIEVRVSARMTMPGPLGDTLPTTTMSGSSVALAEAG; translated from the coding sequence ATGAGCCGCCGACGATCCACGGCCCGGGGCGATCCGCAGCGCGGCATGGTGACGGCCGAGATCGCAGCCGGATTCCCCGCCCTCGTGCTGGTGTTGCTCATGGCGATCTGGGCGATCACGACCGCCACCGGGCAACTGCGGTGTTCCGACGCGGCTCGTGAGGCGGCCCGGGCGGCAGCTCGTGGCGAGGACCTGGCGGTCGTGCGCGAGGTCGCGGCGGAGTCGGCGCCCTCGGGTGCGGACGTCGTCATCGACGAGGTCGACGGCCTGATCGAGGTGCGGGTCAGCGCACGCATGACCATGCCGGGTCCGCTGGGCGACACGCTGCCGACGACCACGATGTCGGGGAGCTCGGTGGCGTTGGCCGAGGCCGGATGA
- a CDS encoding DUF4244 domain-containing protein — translation MSKFTSRLGRLRSERGMTTAEYAVGTVAACGFGGVLYKLLTSEPVQALLNNVIEKAFGVIGG, via the coding sequence ATGTCCAAGTTCACCAGCAGGCTCGGTCGGTTGCGCAGCGAGCGCGGCATGACCACCGCCGAGTACGCCGTCGGGACGGTCGCGGCATGCGGCTTCGGCGGCGTCCTTTACAAGCTGCTGACGAGCGAGCCGGTTCAGGCTCTGCTGAACAACGTCATCGAGAAGGCGTTCGGGGTGATCGGCGGATGA
- a CDS encoding TIGR03668 family PPOX class F420-dependent oxidoreductase, whose protein sequence is MRLAPDTCRQRMSAARVAHLATTGADGQPHLVPVTFALVTSSGADRVAIAVDQKPKTTFALRRLRNIAENPLVSVMCDHYDEDWTQLWWVRADGRAIVLDDGNGRDGALVALSLRYGQYRADPPRGPVILIEITAWSGWSYA, encoded by the coding sequence GTGCGGCTGGCGCCGGACACATGTAGGCAGCGGATGTCGGCGGCCCGGGTCGCCCATCTGGCCACGACCGGCGCCGACGGCCAGCCGCACCTGGTCCCCGTCACCTTCGCCCTGGTGACGTCGTCCGGCGCCGACCGCGTTGCGATCGCCGTCGACCAGAAGCCGAAGACCACCTTCGCGTTGCGGCGGCTGCGCAACATCGCCGAGAACCCGCTGGTGTCGGTCATGTGCGACCACTACGACGAGGACTGGACGCAGCTCTGGTGGGTCCGCGCCGACGGTCGGGCGATCGTTCTCGACGACGGCAACGGCCGCGACGGCGCTCTCGTCGCGCTGAGCCTGCGTTACGGCCAGTACCGTGCCGACCCGCCGCGCGGGCCGGTCATCCTGATCGAGATCACCGCCTGGTCCGGCTGGTCCTACGCCTGA